AGGCGATGGCGACTTCTCTTCGCTGGTGGAGTTCCTCAAAGCGCAGGGAGTGAAAGTGGAGGTGTATGCCTTCCGCTCCAACACGGCTGATGAGCTGATCAAGAGCGCCAGCCAGTTCATCCCACTGGATGACAGTGTCATCCTCGCCGGGTCCATGGCCTCGGTGGAGGAAGTGGAGTCGGTTGCGAGCCGGCGACGTTATGCCCCACGGGCACGGTAACCACCGTGCAACCAGCCTGATAGGTCGCCTCGCCCTCCTTGTCCTGGGGTGGCTCAGTTGTTGCTGGTTCGCGCCAAGCGAAGCCGGAACCGGCGACTTCGCCCTTCCCGGCTATGGCGATCCCCAGTTCCTCCCCCTCCCTTCCGGCGGACAGACCGGGCAGTTCGCCTTTGAGTCAGACCCCACCACCCCGACTGATCTGCACTGGTTCCCGGGGACCAGCACCCTGCAGCGTCTGGTCTCCACAGGAGGCTTGCGGCTGTCCTGGCGACGGGGGGAACAGGGCGTGCAGGCGGTCGCCGACTCCCTCATCTACGAGCGTGACAGTGCAGCACCGGATGCTCCGGAACGCTTCACGCTCATCGGCAATGTTGCGGTCGTGACACCTCAGGGGGGAGTCCGATCATCGGCACTCACACTGGAAGTCCAGCAGGACACCGTCCTGCTCAGCGCCCGGGGGGGCGTCCTGGCGCAGTTTGGCCAGCAATGGATCAGGGCAGCGCAGGCGGAATTGCAGTATCAAACTCTCGTTCCTGCCGGGATGGCTCCTGCGGAGCTTACTCACCAGGGGCATGTCGCCGGCGATGTTCGTATCGAGTTTGCGCTTGATCCGGGAGCGGCAGAACTGCAGGAGCGTGTGAACCCACTGCACGGTCCACGCCCATTCTTTGAAGGCGTGGATCTGGCGCCGCAGCAGGTCGAGATCATCGGTCCCCGCTTCGACTTCACCTACCGCACCACCGGACTCAACTCGGTGGCAGCCGATGCGCCATCGGTCCTGACGCTGCTGCGTCGCGGGGGCAGCGATTCCGACGAGGAGCCACTGCGAATGTCCTTGGCCGCTCCCATTTTCGAAGCGACCTTTGAGTCGACTGAAGTTACCAACGGCGATGCTTCAGGGACCCGGCTCACCAGTCTGCGGACATTCGAAGCGCCGGTGGGGCTGGTGGTCAGTTATCTGGAAGGGACTATCCAGGCTGGACAGGGCGCGCTGGATCTCGCGCCAGACCGGCAGTCCCTGACCCTCAGCGGAGGGGTCCGGGCCGAGCAGGGGGGCGCGCTGATGTTCGCCGCCGACCTGGGGCTCTGGTTCGACGCAGAGGGACAAATCCGTCTGGAGGCCTCAGGACGCCCCACATTTCTGTTCGAAAGCTCCCGATTCGCGCCATTAGCCAGTATTTTGGGCAAAATCCGCCCTGGAGGGTCCCAGCAATGGTAGGCTTCTAGATTGTGCCCAATACGACGGAGGACCGCACGCATCCATGATCTCCGCCAACGACCTGAGGCCCGGGAAGGCCTTCAAGTGGGATGGCTCCCTGTACAAGTGTACGGAGTACGCCCATGTGAAGCCCGGCAAGGGACCTGCTTTCGTCCGAGTCAAGCTGTTGAACATCGAGACCGGCGCGAATGTCGAACATACCCTCAAGCCGGAACTGAAATTCGAGGAACTGCGGGTCGAAAATCGGCCGGCGGCTTTCCTGTACGCCAACGGCGACACCTTCGTCTTCATGGACAGCGAGAGCTTTGAACAGCACGAACTGACCGGCGATTTCATCGGGAAGCCGAAGCAGTTCCTCAAGGAAAACATGGAGGTCACCCTGATTCATGCCGACGGTCGCATCATCGATTGCGAGCTGCCGAGCCATGTCGTGACCTCCATCATCTATACCGAGCCGGGCATGAAGGGGGACACCGCCACCGGTGCCACCAAGCCGGCGCAGGTCGAAGGGGGCGCGACCATCAACGTGCCGCTTTTCGTCGAAATCGGCGACCGTGTCAAGGTCGATACCCGGGAAGTGAAGTACCTGGAGCGGGTCCGGGACTGACCGGATCCCGCGCTAAGCCGAAAACAGAGCAACCGCAGACGATCCCGTCTGCGGTTGCTTCTTTTTTGCGAGGAGTCCAGTGTGTGCTACTGGCTCTCAGAGCGCGCCACCGTTCACGGCGATCTCCGCGCCGCTGATGAACGATGCTTCCGGTGACACCAGGAAGTGGACCGCCGCCGCGATGTCTTCGGTCGTGCCCATGCGTCCGGCAGGTATCCCCGCGAGGATGGCCTTCAGCTGCTCTTCCGGCATTGCCCTGGTCATATCAGTATCGATGAGTCCGGGCATGATGACGTTGCTGGTAATCCCCCGGTTCGCATATTCCTTTGTCAGGGCCTTCGAGAACCCAAAGAGTGCACTCTTGGAGGTGCAGTAGATCGTCTGCATGGGCGAGCCGAGATTCGCGACGATGGATGACATGTGTACCAGCCGTCCCCACCGCGCCTTGCGCATGTTCGGCAGGGCGCGTCGCGTGCAATAGATCGTGCCGAAGAGATTCGTGGAGAGGACCGCCTGGATCTCCTCATCCGACATCCGCACCAGGTGTTGCTCGATATTGATGCCGGCATTGTTGACCAGAATATCGACAGGGGCCTGCGCTTCGATGGTCGCGAACATCGCCTCCACCGCTTCAGGCTGAGCAACATTGCCCCCTATCACCTCCGCCTTTCCGCCATTCGTGCGAATCTCCGCCGCCAGGGCATCGGCAGAGTCGCGACTTGCGTTGTAGTGGACCCACACAAACGCTCCGGCGGCCGCGAGACGTCGGGCGACTCCGCTGCCAATCCCCCGGCTCGCGCCAGTCACCAATGCCGTTTTGCCGGACAGATCAAACATGAGCAGTCTCCCTGAGGGCCGCGATGGTCGCGGTGAGTGCGGCAGCATCGACGGTAGTGTGGCAGGTTACCGGATGGTCTTTCCAGCCCCGCTTCAGCATGTTGCTCAGGACGCTTCCAGCGCCCAGTTCGATGAACGTATCGCAGCCCAGCGCGAGCAACTGATCGCAGCACGCGGTCCAGCGGACCGGGGCCGTAATCTGTCGAATCCCCAGATCGTGGACCCGCGCCGCGTCCTGATTGGGGGTCGCTTCAAGATTGGTCACAATCGGGAAAGCCAGCGGATGAATGGTGATTTTCGCAAAGCGGTCGGCGAACCGATCCTGCGCCGGCTGCATCAATGGCGAATGGAAAGG
The bacterium genome window above contains:
- the efp gene encoding Elongation factor P, which produces MISANDLRPGKAFKWDGSLYKCTEYAHVKPGKGPAFVRVKLLNIETGANVEHTLKPELKFEELRVENRPAAFLYANGDTFVFMDSESFEQHELTGDFIGKPKQFLKENMEVTLIHADGRIIDCELPSHVVTSIIYTEPGMKGDTATGATKPAQVEGGATINVPLFVEIGDRVKVDTREVKYLERVRD
- the fabG_3 gene encoding 3-oxoacyl-[acyl-carrier-protein] reductase FabG gives rise to the protein MFDLSGKTALVTGASRGIGSGVARRLAAAGAFVWVHYNASRDSADALAAEIRTNGGKAEVIGGNVAQPEAVEAMFATIEAQAPVDILVNNAGINIEQHLVRMSDEEIQAVLSTNLFGTIYCTRRALPNMRKARWGRLVHMSSIVANLGSPMQTIYCTSKSALFGFSKALTKEYANRGITSNVIMPGLIDTDMTRAMPEEQLKAILAGIPAGRMGTTEDIAAAVHFLVSPEASFISGAEIAVNGGAL